The Musa acuminata AAA Group cultivar baxijiao chromosome BXJ3-6, Cavendish_Baxijiao_AAA, whole genome shotgun sequence region AAGACAAACTTATCATCTTTATTATCTCCTATTTTTATTCTAATGGCTCATGAGatctatttttttaataagaGAAGAACTAATTATCAATATATTTAATGAATGATACGTTGGGGCTATCTAATAGCCCAATACTCATTCCTATGATttgttaatattaaaaaaataattatataatataaaataaaaataaaaagtgatataataaatttgatcttcaaatcaGTTTTGACATTATTgtcaacaaaaaatatatataaacctTCATGATTCATCCATCTCGTTCCTaacattccttctcctcttcattCGTTTCCACCCTCCCCCCCTCCCTTTTTTTGTATGGATCATTCATCGTATTAATTCTTCCGATCTTATTCTCTCTCATCAAAACTACATAATACCACCACTATATTCTCTTACCACAAACACACATCTCTTCCTCAGTTTATCACCACATTATCATCAGAGCTATTCATTATTATGTTTGACGAATTTTTagggttttttttatttattatttcataAGTAATTGTAATTAACTAaccttttattatcttttaaaaatCTTCCTCGGTATATCAACACCTTGTCATCAGAGCTATTCATTATTATGTTTgacgaatttttatgatttttttatttatttattatttcataAGTAATTGTAATTAACTAACCTTttattatctttaaaaaaaaaattaaagtaccTCCACCCACAAGCGGGCATGTGGTTGGCCCACAACCCAACATGGGTGTACCATAGTCTTTTCAATGGCTAAAGCTTATTTAATAGGGATAAGTGTTTGAGACAttagttattatatattttttaaaaaatataataaaatgatctaaataaaaaataataaatcatcggatatatgatataataaagaaTTCATATGACTCTTGATGTCATATACTTAATGCAATCCTGCTCTTTTTAAAAGATCTTGAGACTGAGTATGAAAAGGATATGACAATGTACATTCACGGACTTCTTGTTATCGTTGTTATTGTTGTTCTTATAATTTATTACTAGTACCAAAAAAATAGTACAATGCACAAGATAATATGTGTTCAAATaactaaatatttaaatttttatatatattttttttaaaaaaatgtgctAGATAATTATAGTTTATTCAAAAAATTATGAACTTATAGATtgttaacaaaataataataatttaaaaaattatttattcgtATTTGTATTCTTTGTGACCATCTGAATGACAAGTTAGTACCAAATTAATTTATCAAGCATTAAAAAGAGTTACATGGATTAAGATGGAGTTATGATATGCTCTAAAGAGCCTCATTGTGGAATATAGTTTTACAATAGTTAAAGCGATCAAAAcaaccctccctctctctctctctctctctctctctctctagtacaTCCAGTACTCAACTGAAACATCccaagaaaagagaaaagcaataaTAGGTTAAAGCTGTAGAACAACATTGTCCAGGACATGTTCAACCTTAGAATGATGATAAAAACATATTTATTCGGATAATAGTGAAAGGCATATCCCATACTTGATCCTACATACACACAATTTGATTGAACTTATAGGGAGACTTGTTTGTTAAAACTAAATCAAGTCCTGAATTatcaataaaaactataaattcaAGTAGAGAAAAAAAATGCACCTACTCTATTTATGCACCAAAAAATTATACATGTACTCAATTTGctcttataaatattattatagcaTATATTACCTTATTAAACATAtgtctagttttttttttcttttaccatATTATATGTCTCTAGAAAATTAAGTGACGAAGATGGAATTGGATCTAACAAGAGTCAATGATCTTTTAATGTCTCAATTTTATGAGTATGTCcaattcaataaattttttttaagattattaagttttttttttgtttttgacaaACTCGGTATATATCATCCAAACTCCTAAATTTTTACCAATATCGAACTATttctctttttaatattttttcatcACATGAATATTTATTAATATCATTTTCTATTCATATGTGCAGCTCAATCTATCTCCCTTTTTTATTTATAAGAGTAGGTCGAAACTATTTTGTTCAACTGATTATGGCcaacattatttatttattttttttactctgaacattttgttttgttttgatatcatgtcaaaaattaatgagttTGAATGGAAGTAATCATGATTAACACAAatcaatttaaaaattaattcatCTAATAAAGTGAAACCTTTGAAttaaatgtttgatgtaatattaCTTATCGATTTCTAATAATATGGACTATTTTTCGGTGCTCTTTTTTTTATCTGTATATTTCCACAACAGTGATTTTTGTGCAAAAGCCATCGAAATTTCGGTTTGCACAATTGTGGTTCACATGAGTCAAATCGGTAAAATCTTTTCTACTATATATAATGCATActgggatggatggatggatgcatCTTTAAGACATCGCCAAATTGATTGACGATTCGCATGATGGTGACATACATAACCCCATCGCTCCCTTTCCTTCCATGCTCTAAGCTGCGCGACGTTCGATCAACCCACAGTGCCCGGCCGACCGAGCATGATGTTGCGAATGCTGGCCCCGCCCCCATTCCGTCTCCATCGCTGCCTCCTCCATGTCATGTCCTGTGTGTGTTTGTTGGCGTGCTTACGTCGGAACAGTAGTGTGGTGTTGTTCTTCTCCTCATCAAGTACAGCAGCACCAGAAGGTGGAAGGCAGAAgggaggggggagagagagagatgtagaGAAGAAGAgatacatgaagaagaagaagaagactctgcCCACCACAGCGTTGAATGAGGGTGGGAGAAGGGGACGAACAGCGAGAGCCGCTTCATCGCCCGAACAAATAAACGGAAGAGCAGCAGCAAGGGTTCTTCTGTCACTTCTCCCGGCTTCCACCCACAGCAGCAGCACAAGTACGCTGTCGATGTAATCGCAGTAGCAGCACAGGAGGCAGAATAAGTAACGATCATATCATGACCTTCGACTCGGATAGATACCATACTAAAGCGGCCATTAATCTGCTGAGCGAGCGACGGAATCAGGCCCTCCATGTGAGGCTTGATGGAGATGGTTGTTTGCAGCTGTAGTTAAGTGTCAATGTTACGATACTCTTCTTCCTTTGCACTGTAGTGCGAGCGGGTAGGCTCAACCAAAATCTGCACGTTCCAAGTGTTCAGATAGAAACAATGCGACGAGGAAAGGCGACAACAGGTATTCGAATTTGTTAGCACAAATCCTGGACGTCAACTCAAAATCCGTCGGTGCAAGATTTGCGATTGTCAACCCAATTTGATAAAGTTTGATTCgatctctttattattattattattattattattattattattattattattatttcgtcTTGATCTTATTGCATTTGAGACTTGGATGATGTTAAGTATAAATGCTAGTTATCCGATAGGTAGAGTGAGTTTGAAGTTAACCAATGTTCAGTTTTGAGCTTATCTCAGGCCCCAGGAATCTCGAAGTTGGAAATTCGGATGACCCTACAAAAATAGTGTCAGGGGAATATATATCCGATAAAGATTGCTTAAATTAGTATAGAATTTAAAGtatttagtaaaataataaaGTGGTTTCCTCTAAAGAGAAACCTTTTTATAGCCATTTGAGATAACTATTACATTAAGATTACTATAAATATTTATCAAGAATGATTGCACAAATTGTTTGGCAATCAATGGATCATAACATCGCATCGAACCGTCCAGTCTATGATTGCATGGCAATGACTCACCTAAATCTTGGCGTTGTCTATTGGTGTCGAATCAACATCCCATCGATCCCATGTCATTGATCTCGTGGGATCATGTGTAAGCATAAAATTATAATCATGTCATTATATAGAATAGATTTAGTGTCAAAATCTaacatcaaataataatatatcgataTGTATTTTTCGATTTGATGCCATCCAAAAATCTTTTTATTTAATTCGTTGAACACAGTAATATCGATCTAAAAAAGAATTAGAttcgtcttcttctctctttctatcaTTCATAAGATCATTATAAATGATAGACTAGGTGATAAAAAGAGATGAGAATATATGTAATTCCTAGAGgttcttatttatttataagcAAATGCAGatgatctaaaataaataattaagagaatCTCTGTTATCAAGATCTTCTTTCATTTTCTGAAGTAAATATCTAATACTATCACCTATGTTGATTCGTTAAATTTTCGTtagatataactttacaattcttacaATATCTAATACCTTTTAAGtgagaaaaatatttatttgactATAATTATGGCCATTCTTATAAGTAATTAAATGTTCATCTTTCATCTTAAAgtgattatttataataataagaaTATACGAAGTTGTATAATCCAAAATCATACcactatctttatttttttttttatataattaaagcTCTCATGCATCCctttatatttattataagttttttttgttatatacATTCCTTGAATTGTATCATAtaagtttttctaaaattttctttttgtttgatcATTCAATTCGACTCAGGCGTATAAGCACTAATGACATTAAAATATCTTATCATTATATATGTTTTAgaactataattttattttaaaatctttTTACATCTATAGTATTATTTTTAAGATCCTTATCAATAGCAATTTTGTGTTTCACTTTTTCAGTAtaccaaattttaaatttaatactaTCAATTTTTTCTAATCCGCATAGTCGCTTAtaagtaaataataattattattattctaatcATAATGTCTATCCATTCTAATATCTTTCATTAAAGTATTCATATATTTCGTATTGCTAACTTGACATTTTATTGTTAGACTAATTTATTTGCTATTATCGGTCCAAAATAATGAGTGCACATTTAATTACTTGGCACCACATTTAGAAACTGAAATCGATCCAAAATGATGAGCCACTTTCGAGTAATCTCGGTAAAGCATCACTTGCGAGTGATGACCTAGCTTTATATTGAAATCGGTTAAGATCTATATTCATAAGATTTAACATAGTTTTACATAGATTGTAAGTGGCCTGAAATAACCCTTCACCTTTCTCGTTTAGGTTTAAGATTGATATTACgggtatttatattttttatttattagattttatatgatgaatcctaATTAAACCGATCAAATCTACATCGGAAAAGTGGGTAATCGTTTGTTCAACAGGGATCTTCAGTCCAAAATTTATGCTGATATCTATTTTGATATATGTTAGACTGGTCAAATGCTTAGACGCAAATGGGAGACCAAAACATAACAAGGCCTGGTTGAGACGCAATCCAACTCGCCACGTATTAGACAGGTGACATCCATGAAAGCAGGAGACCAAAAACAGAAGAGAGAGCCTGGTCGAGACGCAATCCAAGTCGTCATGATGTCGGATCTCTTAACTTTGGAGCCAACTCATATACTTGTTAGTTGGGATGATGCCAAGTTTGGGCTACCAAAAGTCCGATTGGGCTTCCAAGATTTATATGTGAGCTATATTTATATAGTCCAACTTAAATGGGAATCGAATTAAATGGGTTGTCCCACAAAGAGAGTTAACAAGGAACTTTACTGGAATCACTCACTCTTCTAGCAATACTGTAAGCAGAGCTTCTCAGACACTGAACACGGTGGACATCCAACATTTACACATCCCCTCTAGAACAGGAGCTGATCTCTACTCCCTTGAAACCTCAGACACCCTACACTTGCAATGCCTCCTCCCATGGCATCGAGGTCCTGCAGGCTCATATCCAGCAGCATCTCGTAGTCATCCCCACCACATCTCGAGCCCACTCCCATCACCATCGTCCTACCGCTCCCCAACTCCCGAGGGAAGTCCACAAGGCTGCCACGCAATACTGCCCAATTGAGGACGGTGTTTGAACCGTTGTCTTCCTGTCTCTCCTGCGTCGTCATCATCTGTTCCTGCCACTCCTCGGCAACGCCACTCTCAggcagaggaagaggaggtgaAGACTCCTCGGTCTCCATGCTGTAAACCACTggactctttttcttcttccggaATACTCGGCACAGTACCCAGTCTTCCTGCAGTTTGTTCAGGTCAGTGACTGATAGTTGTTTATGATGCCGAGGGGAAGAGAAGCCGGATGAATACCTTGGGAGGTGTATGTGGAGCTTCCAGTCGGAACTCATGCATGACCCAGTCGGACTTCACCCCATTGGGAGCTCTTCCACTGTAGAAGACTAAGGTCTTCCTCATCCCCATGACGAAGGTGCGCGTCGTGGGTGCATATACACTACGGTCTTTGCCTGTGGCCTTCCAGTAACCCGACCTGGTTGCTCGATTCATGCGTAATCCCGTGGCGTATTTCCGGTCCCGAAagctgaagaagtaccactcgtCCCTGCTGAGTTTAGCCACCTCTGACCACATCGAAGTGTAGATCTGTAATCAGTGTCCAAAGAAGTGCACCAAATAGCTGGAATCATGTGGAGcgggggaggggaggaggaggaggagagaagcaGATATCGACCTGGAAGTTCCCATGGCTCACGAGTGTGCAGATCCACCTCGACCATTGTGCCGCCGCCTGAAACACTTTCATTAGCTACTTTGTTGAAGAGGTAGTAGCAGACGAGTTCCTCGTCGCTCGGGCAGAACCTAAACCCTGGTGGGAGGGTGGACTCGATGTCCCTTAGATCCATAAATCTTTGCTGCACCAGAGAATATAGTCAGATTGACACACAAAGAGGAGGATGGGGAACCGAGACACGGATACATATTTATATAGCACGAGGAGAAGGCCACGAGCAGTGTAGTTGGTGAGACCGTCAAGCTGTCTCTACTGTTTCAGAGGTGTCGTCGCCGTCACCTGGGAGGCAGCAAGGGTCCTCATGCTGAACTGGAGAAGAATATCTCCTCCAATGAGCGGTGGGATACCGACGCGATCCAGTATTCTAATGTTGCCGTTAACCATGTCAGGGTTCAGGCGTAGACGAAGGGGAAGGTGACTTGGCGGCAGTGTGCAGT contains the following coding sequences:
- the LOC135639835 gene encoding NAC domain-containing protein 21/22-like, coding for MDLRDIESTLPPGFRFCPSDEELVCYYLFNKVANESVSGGGTMVEVDLHTREPWELPEVAKLSRDEWYFFSFRDRKYATGLRMNRATRSGYWKATGKDRSVYAPTTRTFVMGMRKTLVFYSGRAPNGVKSDWVMHEFRLEAPHTPPKEDWVLCRVFRKKKKSPVVYSMETEESSPPLPLPESGVAEEWQEQMMTTQERQEDNGSNTVLNWAVLRGSLVDFPRELGSGRTMVMGVGSRCGGDDYEMLLDMSLQDLDAMGGGIASVGCLRFQGSRDQLLF